CTGCTGACCAACACGATCGGCAATCCACTGGAGACCACGATCGCGCTGTCGCATCTGATTTTCGAGGGCACGCTCGACCGATATCCGGCGTTGAAGATCTGTGCCGCCCACGGCGGCGGGTATCTCCCGTCCTACGCGGCGCGCTCCGACGCCGTGTGTTCGACTTTTCCCGATCGCGTCGGGCCGACGCCGATGAAGAAGCCGACGGAGTACCTCAAGCAGCTCTACTTCGATTCCATCGTCTTCACGCCGGAGGCGCTGCGCCATCTCATCGCCGAGACCGGGGCGGGCCAGATCGTGATGGGCACGGACTATCCGTTCCCGTGGACGAGCACGTCGGTCGACCACATCCTCGCCACGCCGGGATTGAGCGACGCCGAGCGCGCCGCCATTCTCGGCGGCACGGCGGCGAGGTTGCTCGGGATCGAGTAGGCGACCGGTCCCGCTATCCGGCCCGGTACGGCTGTCCCCAACGCTCCGAGAACACGACCTCCGACAGTTCGCCGCGGCCCACGGGCCCGAACTTCCCCATGGGATAGCCGATCGGCAGGATGGCGTAGGAGTGCACGCCTTCCGGCAGGCCGAGCGCCGCCTCGGCCTCCTTCTCGAAGAGCAGATGGCGCGTGGTCAGGGTCGAGCCGAGGCCGAGCGCTCTGGCCGCCAGCAGCATGTTCTGCACCGCCGGATAGATCGAGGCGCCCGCCATCCGGTTCGGCGTCGGGCCGTCCTCGAGGCAGGCGACGATCCACACCGGCGCCTCGTGGAAGTGCTCGGTCAGATATTCGACCGCGTGGTGCTGGCGCTGGAACCGCTCCTTGGTCACGCCCGGCGGCGTCGGGCTGCTGGCGTAGCGCGGTCCGATCACCTCGTCGAAGGCGCGCTTGTAGAACACTTGCACCGCCTTCTTGACCGCCGGATCCTTGATCACAAGAAAGCGCCATTTCTGCGCGTTGCCGCCGTTGGCGGCGGAGATGCCGGCCTCGAGGATCTTGACGATCAACTCCTCCGGCACCGGGTCCGGACGCAGCCGGCGCATGGCGCGCGTCGTGCGCATGATCTCGAACACATCGTTGTCGTCCGGCATGGCGTTCCCTTCCTTTGGCCCGTCCGCTGCGGGCGCGGGCCGTAGTCTGGGGCCGGGCGCGGAAACGCGCTAGCCTGCGCCGCCGGGTGAGGGAGGAAGCCGCTATGAAGATCGTCGACGCGCAGGTCCACATGTGGGCCGCGGGTCCGCCCAGCGGCCATCACCGGCAGGTCCCTCGTTTCACCGCCGACGAGCTTCTGGCGGAGATGGCCGCGGCCGGCGTCGACGCGGCGCTGATCCATCCGCACCTGCCGTGGGACCCCGGCGCCAACGAGCTGGCCTGCGCGGCCGCGCTGGAGCGGCCGCACCGCTTCGCGGTGCTCGGTCAGCTCGCGCTGGAACGGCCGGAGAGCCGCGCGTTGATCGACACATGGCGTGATCGGCCGGGCATGCTGGGCCTGCGGTTCTCGCTAACCCGCCCGGAGGAGGAGCGCTGGCATGTCGACGGCACGATGGATTGGCTGTGGCCGGCGGCGGAGCGCGCCGGGCTGCCGGTCGCGACGATGGCATGGCGGTTCCTGCCGACGCTCGCCTCGATCGCCGAGCGCCATCCGGCGCTGCGGCTGATCATCGACCATTGCGGGCTGGTGCGCGCCGCCAAGGGGGAGGCGGCTTTCGCAAAACCTCGACCAGCTTCTCGCCGTGGCGCGGCTGCCCAACGTCGCGCTGAAGGCCACCGGCGCGCCCGGCTATTCGACCGCGGCCTACCCGTTCCGCGACATCCACGACGGGCTGCGCCGGATCTACGACGCGTTCGGCCCCGACCGGTTCTTCTGGGGCACGGACCTGACGCGGATGCCGTGCACCTACCGGGAGTGCGTGACGATGTTCACCGAGGAGTTGTCGTGGCTGCGCGGCGCCGAACTCGCGAAGGTGATGGGCGCGGGCCTGTGCGATTGGATCGGCTGGCGCGGTCCGTTCGAGGCTACCGCGGACGACGCCCGATGATGGCGGCGCGTCTGGCCGTGGTATGGCGTTGGTTCGACGCCACGGTCCTCGATCTCGGCCGCCAGTTCCGGTTGTCGTACCTGCCGCCGCTGATGGTCTACCTCGCGGCCGGCGTGTCGGGCCTCACGGCCATCGTCGGGACGTTCTTCGTCAAGGAGCGCCTCGACCTCTCGGCGGCGACGCTGGCCAGCCTCGCGTTCTGGGCCGGCATCCCGTGGGCGCTCAAGATGCCGCTGGGCCACCTCGTCGATCTGATCTGGCGGTGGAAGGCGGCTCTGGTGTACCTCGGCGCCGCGCTGATCGCGCTCAGCCTCGGGATCATGTACGGGCTCGTCGTCGATCCCGACCGCATGGCGGCGATGGCGCGGCTGGAGGCGTGGTACGTCGCGAGCGTGCTGCTGGCGCCGGTGGGCTACGCGCTGCAGGACGTCGTCGCCGACGCGATGACCGTCGAGGCGGTGCCGTCGGTCGACGGGGCGGGCGAGCCGCTGCCCGACGCCGACGTCAAGGCGATGCACACGACGATGCAGACGCTGGGCCGCGTGGCGATCATCTCGGGGCTGGCGCTGGTCGCGGTGTTGAACATCGGCATGTTCGCCGGCGTCGAGCGGATGACCCCGGACGAGAAGCTGGCGACATACGCGCGCATCTACCTGATGGCGCTGGCGATCCCGGCGATCTCGGTGCTCGGCGTCGTCCTCGCTTCCGCGATGCGCGCACGGCGCGCCGCGGGGCTGCGCGCGGCCGGGACGCCGGCGGCGCGGATCGCGGAGCTCCTCGACGCGGGCGGTGGGGAGACGCGGCCGAACTGGTGGATTCTCGGCGGCGGCGCGGGATTCGCCATCTTCACGCTGACGGTGGGGCTGGCGTCGGTGCCGTTCGACCAGGAGATCATCTTCGCCGGCTCCATGGCCATCGTGCTGTTTCTGATGGCCCGTCTGGTGCGCGAGCTGCCGGAGGAGGCGCGTGGGCCGCTGGTCGGCACCGCCATCATCGTGTTCGTGTTCCGCGCCACGCCGCTGCCGGGGCCGGGCGTGGAATGGTGGCAGATCGACGTGCTCGGCTTCGACCAGCGTTTCCTCTCGGTCCTGAGTCTCATCACCTCGGGACTGGCGCTCGCCGGCATGGTGGCGCTGCGGCCGCTGATGGCGCGCGAATCGATCGCGCGCGTCGTCGTCATGCTGACCGTGGCGTCGGCGGTCCTGATGCTGCCGTTGATCGGCCTCTACCACGGACTGCACCACTGGACGTCTCGCCTCACCGGCGGCGTGGTCGACGCGCATTTCATCGCCGTGCTGAACACCGCGCTGGGATCGCCGCTCGCCCAGGTCGCGATGATCCCGATGCTGGCGTGGATCGCGCGCAACGCGCCGGCGCACCTCAAGGCGACGTTCTTCGCGGTGATGGCCTCGTTCACGAACCTCGCGCTGTCGGCGTCCGGACTGGGCACGCGCTACCTCAACGAGATCTTCACGGTCACGCGCGAGATCCGCGACCGCGCCAGCGGCGCGGTGACGGTCGCGGCCGACTACGCTCAGCTCGGCCACCTGCTCGTCGCCGTGCTGGCGCTGACCGTCGCGCTGCCGCTGCTCGCCGTCGCCGTCGTGCAGGCTTCCCGGCTGCGCACCACGCAGTGAGAGGGCGCCCCTACGCCGCGCGGGCGTGGGGCAGCACCTCCTTCTCGAACAGCGCGCGGCCGAACGCGGCGTCCTCGGCGTCGGCGCCGCGCGTGGAGCCGCTTGTCGCGATCTTGTCGAGCCCGAGCGCCGCCAGCTCGCGCAATCTCGCCACGCAATGGTCGGGCGGCCCGGCGATGGCGAACCGGTCGACGAAGGCGTCGGTCAAGGTGCCGGCCTGCCGCGAGTCGCCCCGCGTATGGGCGCGCATGTCGTAGGATTCGCGCAGCGTCTTGAGGACCTCGCGGTCCTTGTCGGCCAGCGGGCCGCTGGCGCGGCCGTGCATGACCGAGAACCGCGCGAAGGTCGTCAGCCCGCCGCGGACGAGGCCGCGCGCCCGGGCGACGTCGGTGTGGCAGCCGCAATTGACATAGGCGCCGAAGGCGATGGCGTCGGGATCGAGACCGGCCTCCCTGCGCGTCCGGCGCGCCAGATCGATGCCCCACGCGACGCGCTCGACGTCGGCGCCGAGGGTGAACATGATCCGGTCGGCGTGCAGCGCCGACAACGCGATCACCTTCGGGCCGCTGGCGGCGACCTCGACGGGGACCTTCGGGCCTTCCGCGATCCAGCCGATGCGGCTGGCGGGCGGCG
The genomic region above belongs to Rhodospirillales bacterium and contains:
- a CDS encoding nitroreductase family protein, whose translation is MPDDNDVFEIMRTTRAMRRLRPDPVPEELIVKILEAGISAANGGNAQKWRFLVIKDPAVKKAVQVFYKRAFDEVIGPRYASSPTPPGVTKERFQRQHHAVEYLTEHFHEAPVWIVACLEDGPTPNRMAGASIYPAVQNMLLAARALGLGSTLTTRHLLFEKEAEAALGLPEGVHSYAILPIGYPMGKFGPVGRGELSEVVFSERWGQPYRAG
- a CDS encoding amidohydrolase family protein, translating into MKIVDAQVHMWAAGPPSGHHRQVPRFTADELLAEMAAAGVDAALIHPHLPWDPGANELACAAALERPHRFAVLGQLALERPESRALIDTWRDRPGMLGLRFSLTRPEEERWHVDGTMDWLWPAAERAGLPVATMAWRFLPTLASIAERHPALRLIIDHCGLVRAAKGEAAFAKPRPASRRGAAAQRRAEGHRRARLFDRGLPVPRHPRRAAPDLRRVRPRPVLLGHGPDADAVHLPGVRDDVHRGVVVAARRRTREGDGRGPVRLDRLARSVRGYRGRRPMMAARLAVVWRWFDATVLDLGRQFRLSYLPPLMVYLAAGVSGLTAIVGTFFVKERLDLSAATLASLAFWAGIPWALKMPLGHLVDLIWRWKAALVYLGAALIALSLGIMYGLVVDPDRMAAMARLEAWYVASVLLAPVGYALQDVVADAMTVEAVPSVDGAGEPLPDADVKAMHTTMQTLGRVAIISGLALVAVLNIGMFAGVERMTPDEKLATYARIYLMALAIPAISVLGVVLASAMRARRAAGLRAAGTPAARIAELLDAGGGETRPNWWILGGGAGFAIFTLTVGLASVPFDQEIIFAGSMAIVLFLMARLVRELPEEARGPLVGTAIIVFVFRATPLPGPGVEWWQIDVLGFDQRFLSVLSLITSGLALAGMVALRPLMARESIARVVVMLTVASAVLMLPLIGLYHGLHHWTSRLTGGVVDAHFIAVLNTALGSPLAQVAMIPMLAWIARNAPAHLKATFFAVMASFTNLALSASGLGTRYLNEIFTVTREIRDRASGAVTVAADYAQLGHLLVAVLALTVALPLLAVAVVQASRLRTTQ
- a CDS encoding LLM class flavin-dependent oxidoreductase, whose translation is MQLWTTNVASGRGATRIARQAEEAGWDGLLVVDSQNLSGDPYISLALAATVTTTLGLGTGVTNSVTRHAAVTANSITSVNRVSNGRAVMGIGRGDSALAHLGRAPARLAQFERYLRHLQIYLAGGSVPFDEIDIPLEFAPPMSELELAAAPPASRIGWIAEGPKVPVEVAASGPKVIALSALHADRIMFTLGADVERVAWGIDLARRTRREAGLDPDAIAFGAYVNCGCHTDVARARGLVRGGLTTFARFSVMHGRASGPLADKDREVLKTLRESYDMRAHTRGDSRQAGTLTDAFVDRFAIAGPPDHCVARLRELAALGLDKIATSGSTRGADAEDAAFGRALFEKEVLPHARAA